A single Tenacibaculum sp. 190524A02b DNA region contains:
- a CDS encoding T9SS type A sorting domain-containing protein: protein MIHIYKKLFALLALIMISFYANAQNQILTSGNRVLERFVHENCLSFLGNQQYGIMINELSGQISNQDLINYLRSEFPQAGINDVNLVVGGSRAAGAALTTSDVDSQIVVGINGERPDARAMRISLHNFLVNRVFDNKARYRLEYKPAVTIVNLLGNGLEGLSLDVALVLRINGGREDINLMNANRHVMGFGGNQPLGATADPNDVWNRWIPDNAPDFYHEYHELEQNDPSNRNEMRHKVLKLLKLWLKSVDKAQFSKKTIPPSSFITFTMFRFYNDASLHIDPNNLIESTISFLCILINEVTSPNFRMPFAAERGVFRNFNQADKELFARYLRSLKNALIQLREEKDSGIDVNTYVVGILSAYFPSLVESITDRPLNRCRRIISFTSDWNANAQIAASSSINLNNFKVSHSANGNTVDDIQLYISASHVSLSGVSSITSNNTNDKIVIEAKDNNACDLLVREDDIKNVRAKQFSITFPSFIRDGERIGDLGNYLRPGVSFRKSATTFETNNDDIYINQEEVLIYPNPSDGKFMIKPKNKEGIKNLIISDAIGKTVVTIPNIIKEVEINISKFASGMYFINYNAEGKLHTKKIIKR, encoded by the coding sequence ATGATACATATATATAAAAAGTTATTTGCATTATTAGCTCTTATAATGATTAGCTTTTATGCGAATGCTCAAAATCAAATATTAACAAGCGGAAATAGAGTATTAGAACGGTTTGTACATGAGAATTGTCTATCTTTTCTAGGAAATCAACAATATGGAATAATGATTAATGAGTTATCGGGGCAAATAAGTAATCAGGACCTTATTAATTATTTAAGAAGTGAGTTCCCTCAAGCTGGTATTAATGATGTTAATTTGGTTGTTGGAGGTAGTAGAGCTGCTGGAGCTGCTCTGACTACTTCTGATGTAGACTCACAAATAGTAGTGGGAATCAATGGAGAGAGACCAGATGCGAGAGCAATGAGAATATCATTGCATAATTTTTTAGTTAACAGAGTATTTGATAATAAGGCTAGGTATAGATTAGAATATAAACCAGCTGTTACCATTGTTAATTTATTAGGTAATGGTCTAGAAGGTTTATCTTTAGATGTTGCCCTAGTTTTAAGAATAAATGGAGGTAGAGAAGATATTAATTTGATGAATGCAAACAGACATGTTATGGGATTTGGGGGAAATCAACCTTTAGGGGCAACAGCAGATCCAAATGACGTATGGAATAGGTGGATTCCTGATAATGCTCCAGATTTTTATCATGAATATCATGAATTGGAGCAAAACGATCCTAGTAATCGTAATGAAATGAGGCATAAAGTTTTAAAACTTTTAAAATTATGGCTTAAAAGTGTGGATAAAGCACAATTTTCAAAAAAAACTATACCTCCTTCTTCATTTATTACATTTACCATGTTCAGGTTCTATAATGATGCTAGTTTACATATAGACCCTAATAATTTAATTGAATCAACAATTAGCTTTCTTTGTATTCTTATAAATGAGGTAACATCTCCTAATTTTAGGATGCCATTTGCTGCAGAAAGAGGTGTTTTTAGAAATTTTAACCAAGCAGATAAAGAGTTATTTGCAAGATACTTAAGAAGCTTAAAAAATGCCTTAATTCAATTGAGAGAAGAAAAAGACTCTGGCATTGATGTAAACACTTACGTTGTAGGTATATTAAGCGCATATTTCCCTAGTCTGGTGGAGTCAATAACGGATCGCCCTCTAAACCGATGTCGTAGAATTATTTCTTTTACTAGTGATTGGAATGCTAATGCCCAGATAGCAGCTAGCAGTAGTATTAATCTAAACAACTTTAAGGTTAGTCACTCTGCTAATGGAAATACTGTTGATGATATACAGTTATATATAAGTGCTTCTCATGTAAGTTTAAGTGGGGTTTCGAGTATCACTTCAAATAATACTAATGATAAAATAGTTATTGAAGCAAAGGATAATAATGCCTGTGATTTACTTGTGAGAGAAGATGATATAAAAAATGTTAGAGCAAAACAATTTAGTATAACCTTCCCTTCTTTTATTCGTGATGGAGAACGAATTGGAGATTTAGGAAATTATTTACGTCCAGGAGTTTCATTTAGAAAGTCTGCTACCACTTTTGAAACAAATAATGATGATATATACATAAACCAAGAAGAAGTACTTATATACCCAAACCCATCTGATGGTAAATTTATGATAAAACCTAAAAATAAAGAAGGTATCAAAAATCTTATAATATCTGATGCTATTGGAAAAACAGTTGTTACAATTCCAAACATAATTAAAGAGGTTGAAATAAACATAAGTAAATTTGCATCTGGTATGTATTTTATAAATTATAACGCAGAAGGTAAGTTACATACCAAAAAAATTATAAAACGTTAA
- a CDS encoding IS3 family transposase, with product MKTNYPKVSLGRFCRLLGVTRQAYYQHFWYKEQLCFEEELIVKQVLKIRRNHRHMGGRKLYEKLQPFLLEHQIKMGRDRLFDILGANHLLVRRKKKQTITTNSFHRFKKYSNLVKNMAPTAPNQLWVSDITYWKLNNSFSYISFITDAYSKKIVGYHLGYSLQTSETIKALKMALSNLPNHCKLIHHSDRGTQYCSNEYVKLLKENSINISMTENGDPLENAIAERVNGIIKEEYLNDYKIDNIEEAKSLLDQVVKLYNEERPHMSIGNLTPNQVHQNNLKVEKLWKSYYKKNPIIVNQ from the coding sequence ATGAAAACTAATTATCCCAAAGTAAGTTTAGGCAGGTTCTGCCGATTACTTGGTGTGACTCGTCAAGCATATTACCAACATTTTTGGTATAAAGAACAGTTATGTTTTGAAGAAGAATTAATAGTAAAACAAGTTCTGAAGATACGTCGAAATCATCGTCATATGGGAGGTAGAAAGCTTTATGAAAAGCTTCAACCTTTTTTATTAGAACATCAAATTAAGATGGGAAGAGATCGATTGTTTGATATACTTGGTGCTAATCATCTGTTAGTTAGAAGGAAAAAGAAACAAACAATCACTACAAACTCATTCCATAGATTTAAAAAATATTCTAATCTAGTTAAAAATATGGCTCCAACAGCTCCTAATCAATTATGGGTTAGTGATATTACTTATTGGAAGCTTAATAATAGTTTTAGTTATATAAGCTTTATAACAGATGCTTACTCAAAAAAGATTGTTGGTTATCATTTAGGTTATAGTTTACAAACCTCAGAAACCATTAAAGCTTTAAAAATGGCATTATCTAACTTGCCAAATCATTGTAAATTAATACATCATTCAGATAGAGGAACACAATATTGTAGTAATGAATATGTAAAGTTATTAAAGGAAAACTCTATAAATATTAGTATGACAGAAAATGGAGATCCTCTTGAAAATGCAATAGCAGAAAGAGTTAATGGCATTATAAAAGAAGAATACTTAAATGATTATAAAATTGATAATATTGAAGAGGCTAAGAGTTTACTGGATCAAGTTGTAAAATTATATAATGAAGAAAGACCGCATATGAGCATTGGAAACCTTACTCCAAATCAAGTACATCAGAACAATTTAAAAGTTGAAAAATTATGGAAGAGTTATTATAAGAAAAATCCTATTATTGTAAACCAATAA